The genomic DNA TTCACCGGGCGGTAGAAGGTCTCCTCGTTCGTGTTGCGGAAACAGGCCAGGCTGATCTGGTGAGTGGAGAGACGGCCGTTCACGTCCGCGGAGAGGAACTCCTGGGAGTCGCGCAGGAACCAGAACGACCCGTCCGGGGCGAATCCGGGCTGCTCGTCGGAGAACGTCTCCTTGACGTAGCCCCTCTTCGTCGACCTCTCCGTGATGTCGGTGAAGGTCCCGGTGCCGAGGTCGAGCCATCCCACGTGCGTCGGGGTGCCGCTGTCCGGGAAGTCCACCTGGACGGCGACACGTCGCCCGTCCGGCGAGACCGGGCTGATGCCGGCGTCCCCCTCATCGCCGCACAGGTCGCGCACGAACGCCCGCTCCCCTCCCGCCTGCTGGGCGATCTCGGTCAACTGGGCGGAGAGTGCGTCGACGGAGAAGGCGGCGACGCGGGTGCGGAACGTGTCGTCATAGGCCGCGGCCTGCCAGCCGCCGTCGCTCGACGAGCAGATGATCTGCCCGGGGGACGAGATCAGGCCGGCAAGGTTCCGCGCCGCCGCGGCGAGCGCGGTCTTCTTGGCATCCGCCCCGTCGGCGCTGCTCTGGTGCTTCTCCGGCAGGTCGGGGGGTTGGGCGGCCTTCCCGCAGGCGGTGGTCACCAGGAGGACCGCGACCGCCGCCGCCGCGAGCCGGCCGCCTCTGCGGGTACGCGGCGTCTTCCTCGGCTCGTCCGCCGTGCTCATCGAATCTCCTCAACGCAGCAGTTATGGCCCATCAAAAAGTGAATACTATTAACCATGTATCGCCCATTCACCGCAAGTGGCGCCGGCCGCCGGGGAGGCGATCGTGGCCGAGACCGGCGAAGATGGGTGGGTGACAGCGTTGACGCGACGGGAACGACTGCGGGCGGAGCTCGAACGAGAGGCCAAGACCGCCGCTCGGAGGATCACTGCCGAAGAGGGCGTCGAGGGCCTCACCGTCGCCGCCGTGGCCCGCAGCGTGGGGGTGACGCCACCGGCCCTCTACCGCTACTTCAACGGCAGGGCGGGGCTCGTCCGCGTCCTGTACGACGACGTCACCGCGGAGTTCATGGCCACCGTGGCCCAGGCCGTGGAGCGCCAGGACCCTGACGACATCAGCGCCCGGCTGCACGCGGCCACCCGTGCCGCGCTGGACTGGTCACTGGCCAACAAGGCCGAGTTCGACCTGCTCATGGGGGCCGGCTATGCCAAGGTCGCCGCGTCGGAAGAGGGCATCCCGAAGGTCATCTCGCGCGAGCTCGGCGGCCTGTTCGGGCTGCTCTTCGTGCGGCTGTGGCGCGAAGATCGGCTGACCTACCCCGCGGACGAGCAGATCGACCCCGACCTGGCGCGGCAGCTGCGGATCTACCGCGAGGCCATCGGACTCGAGGTCCCCCTCGGCGTGGCCCTGCTGATGATCACCTGCTGGCGGCAGATCTACGGCCTGATCTGCATGGCCGTCTACGGCCACCTCGCGTTCTCCTTCGAGGACCACCTGCCGCTGTTCGAGCACATGATGGACCGGCTCCTCGGTCTGCTCGGACTCAGCCGGAGCCCCAACCTACGCTGACCTGCTCCAACGGCTCCGCCGTTCACGGGTGGAGCGCCGCCCTGGGCGACGGCCGAACGCGGCCGCCTGCGACGGCGCTCCATCTTGCGGTTCGGAGCCCCGCAGGTTCAGCGCCGACGAAGGTCTTCCCGAGGGAATTCACCACTATCGTCGTACTGGATCGACGACGCCAAGGATACGACCGTGGAGGATGGCCGATGACGCGCCGTACAGACAGGGAAACGGTATGACCACCACCGCGCTCATCGTCGGCGACCTGCAGACGGGCATCGTGGACAACTACCCCTTCGCCGCCGGCGTGCTTCCCGTGCTGGAAAGGGTCCTCCCCGCGGCCAGAGCCTCCGGAATTCCGGTGATCTTCATACGTTTCGGGCTCCGGGCCTCAGGCCTTGATGTGGCAGCGGGAAACCCGCTGATCAGCGCCCTGCACGGGGCGGGGACGCTGTTCCACGAAGAATCCCCCGAGACGCTCGTGCACCCGCGCATCGAGCCGTTGCCGGGCGAGGCCGTCGTCCTCAAGCACCGCGCCAGCGCGTTCGCGGCGACCGACCTCGATCTGATCCTGCGCGCCCAGCGCATCGACTCGCTCGTGCTGACCGGTGTCGCGACCGGGGCGATGGTCGCCGCCACGTTCTACGACGCCGCCGACCGCGACTACCGGCTGACCGTGCTCAGCGACGCCTGCGCCGACGGGGAACCGGACGTGCACGACTTCCTGGTCAACCGCGTCTTCCCGGCCAGGGGTGCCGAGGTTCTCACGGGCCGCGAGTGGATCGCCCGGCTGTGACCGGCCGTCAGCATCGACGGCCTGGGCCATGCCCGCGATGAGACGGCGCACTTGACTGCTCAGCCTTCGATGACAGGCGCCCGAGGTCCGGTCACGTGAGTCGACGCTTCGGCACCCTCGGCAGGGCACTCCGATACGACGGGACCGAGCCCGCGCTCATCCGGTGGCGGAGGCTGGAAGACATCCTTCGTCGGCTCCTGGATCAGCCGTCGAGCCGGCGCTCACCCGGCACCGGAGGCCCGTGGTCACCTGGCGTCCCCGGAGACGACCGCTCGCAGAGCGGCCTCGAGGATGTCCAGTCCGGCGTGCAAGTCCGAGTCGCTGATCGTGAGCGGCGGTGCGATCCGGAATATTCCCCCCATTCCTGGCAACTGGACGATGTTGATGTGCAGCCCGCGCTCCAGGCACGCCATGGTCACGGCATTTCCGAGCGTGTCCGCCGGGGACTTGCTCAGCTTGTCCGTTACCAGTTCCAGGCCCTGCAGAAGCCCGCGCCCGCGGACATCGCCGACCACCTCGAAGCGGTCACGCAGGTCCAGCAGTCGCTCGTTGAGTTGCTTGCCCAGAAGCGCGGCCCGTGCCGCGAGACCGTCGCGTTCGATGACGTCGAGCACGGTCACCGCGACGGATGCCGCAAGTGGGTCCGAGACGTGAGTCGTGAAGAACAGGAACCCGCGTTCGTGACAGACCTCCTCGATCTGCGACGACGTGACGACGACCGCCACCGGCAGGCCCGCACCCAAGGTCTTGGAAAGCGTCAGGAGATCCGGGACGATGCCGTCGCGTTCGAAGGCATACATCTCGCCGGTGCGTCCGAGTCCGGTCTGGGCCTCGTCCACGATCATCAGCATCCCGCGTTCGGCGCACATCGCTTTCAACCGCCGCAGATATCCGACCGGAGGCTCGATGATCCCACCGGAGGACAGGATCGGCTCGACCACGCACGCGGCCAGACTTCCGGACGACTGCTGATCGACGAGATCGAACCCGTACGCAAGCTCGGCCTCCCAGTCGTAGGACCCGTCCGTGCGGCGGAAAGGAGAGCGATACGCGTTCGGCGACGGGATCGTGAGGTTGCCCGGCATCGGCGGGCCATACCCTCTTCGGCCGGCCGAGAAGGTGGCGGAGGACGCACCTGACGTCATACCGTGCCACGACCGGTCGAACGAGACGATCTCATACTTGCCCGTGTAGAGCTTGGCCATCTTGATCGCGGCCTCATTGGACTCCGCGCCGGTACTCAGCAGCAGCGTCTTGCTCAAGTCACCGGGAAGTGTCGACGCGAGCCGGTTGGCCAGATCGACGACGGGCCGGCTCAGCATGCCGCTGTACAGGTGGTCCAGCGATGCGATCGACCGCGAGACCGCCGCGACCACGTCGGGGTGGGAGTGCCCGAGGATCGAGCTCATCTGGCCCGAGGTGAAGTCGAGGATCGCCGTCCCGGCGTCGTCGTACACGTACGACCCCGCCGCCCGTTCGATGATCCTTGGAGTGAACGCCGCGCCGTATCGGATCAGATGAGATTCCACATCATTCCAAAATGAGGCATTCATCACATTTTCTCCTGCTCATATGGGTATGGCCATCTATTCGCAGATTGTCGCCCAGCCGACGTTCATGATCAAGACAGCGCGGCCGGCTGACGGCGAACGTCCCGGGCCGGCGCTCGGGCCGCCGGCACCAGGGGCGAAGCAGCACTGAGTGACGAATGACCTCTGTCGGACGACACGGGACCGCGGACGGCCCCGGCTCGCCGAGCAGCATCGGGTCCGTGACCGGTCGCCGTGACCGGCCACGGGCGTTCGATCAGCTCACCAGTACGATCTTTCCGCGGGCATGGCGGCTTTCGCTCAGTTCGTGCGCGGCCGCGGCCTCGGCGAGCGGGAACGCCGCCGCGACCGGCACCCGCAGCCGGCCCTCGCCGGCAAGCGTGACCGCGATCGTGAGGCCATGCGACGCCAGTGGGTCGGCAGGGGCTCCCACCGCCGAGCCGGTGGCGTCGGCCGGCGCTCCGTGCGACATGTGTACGCCGTGGGCCGCCGCGGCGAGGTCGGCGATCGTCACCACGCGCGCCGTGTCGCCGGCGATGGCGATGAGGTCTGGCAGCGCCCCTCCGGCGCAGTCGAACACCGCGTCCACTCCGGCCGGTACCAGTGCGCGGATCCGTTCGACGAGCCCCGTCCCGTACGTCGTCGGCTCCGCGCCGAGGGAACGCAGGAAGTCGTGGTTGTGCTCGCTCGCCGTACCGATGACGGTGGCGCCGCGGGCGACCGCGAGCTGGACGGCGATGGTGCCCACCCCTCCGGCCGCGCCCTGCACGAGTACGGTGTGCCCGGCGCCGACCGCGAGCCGGTCGAGGACCCGGGTGGCCGTCTCGACGCTGCCTGCGGCGCCGCCCGCCTCCTCCCAGCTCCACGCGTCCGGTTTGGGCGCCCAGGCGGCCAGGACGGCGAAGTCGGCATTGGCGCCGCGCGCGGTCATCGTGGTCATGCCGAACACCGCGTCGCCGATGCCCACGCCCGTGACGCCGTCGCCGACCTCGTCCACCACGCCCGCGGCGTCGAATCCGGTCCGATACGGGAACGTCAAGGGCACCACGTCACGCATCTCCCCGGAACGGATGCGCATCTCCCCGGGCGAGACTCCGGAGGCCCGTACATTGATGCGGATCTCGCTCGGTCCGGCGTGCGGCGCCGCCACTTCGGCGACGTGCACAACGCCGGGCGGGCCGTACTCGGTGAACTGAACTGCTCTCATCCGCCGACCGTAACGGAGCGCCCCGTCCGTTTGGCTAAAGTGAGAGCGGTGACGGCCCAAGTGGTAACGAAGCTCCGCTCGGACGCCCGCGACAACCGCGAGCGCATCCTCGCGGTCGCCCGCGCGGCCTTCGCCGCCGAGGGCCTCGACGTGCCGATCCGGGAGATCGCCCGGCGCGCCGAGGTCGGTGTCGCGACCGTCTACCGGCGCTTCCAGACCAAGGAAGCACTGCTGACCGAAGCCTTCGCCGAGCAGCTGGCCTCCTGCTCGGCGGTCGTGAAGGAGGGTCTGGCGGCGGGCGACCCGTGGAGCGGGTTCTGCCTGGTGATCGAGAAGCTCATGGAGATGCATGCCCTCGACCGCGGCTTCGCCCGCGCATTCACCTCGCGGCTTCCCCAAGCGGTCGACTTCGCCGCGGAACGCGATCGCACACTGCGCCTGCTGCTCGAACTGGTGCGACGCGCGAAGGAGGCGGGTCCCCTGCGGGGGGATTTCGTGCTGGAGGACATCAGCCTGGCGCTGATGGCGAACGAAGGCATCCGCGCCGAGTCACCCGAGCTGAGGGTGGCGGCGTCGCGCCGCTTCGCGGCCCTCATGATCCAGTCGTTCCGGGCGGACCCCGGCCTGACACCGCTTCCGCCGGCCGTCCGGCTGCCTCTCTCCAGACGCTAGTGCTACGGTGCGAAATTCGTGATCATGCTGTGGGCTGCCAGGTGAAGGTTGGAGTCGGTTGCGCTGAGCCGCCCGGGCCTCGATGCGCTCGCTGCGATGTGGTTTCCTGCCCTTGTCCACCTCGATCGGCCGCTCCTGCGAACCTTCCGAATCTAAATTTCTTGACTAATCATGAAATTGAATAGATAGTCCTTTTCGTGGCATTACGGCATGCGGTGCTGGCGGCGATGCTGGACGGCGAGTTCACCGGCTACCAGCTCGCCAAGATCTTCGACGTGGGTGTGTCCAACTTCTGGTACGCCTCACCGCAGCAGCTCTACACCGAGCTGGCGAAGCTGGAGAAGGCCAGCATGATCTCCGGGAGACAGGTCGTCCAGCTCGACCGTCCGAACAAGCGGGTCTTCACGGTCACCGGGGCGGGCCTGGACGAGCTCGCCGCCTTCGCCGCCACCGCGTCCAAACCGCTGTCCATCCGCGACGATCTGGCGGTGAAGGTCCAGGCCGTCGACCACCTCGACCCCTCCCCCGTGCTGGCCCAGCTCGACGAGCGAGTCGCCGAAGCCACCGCCAAACTGGCCCTGTTCGAACGGGGCATGCGACGGCTGCGCGGCGACCTCGACGAGGAGGAGTTCCTCCGCTCGGCCGAGCGGATCGGCCCGTACCTGACATACCTGGCCGGATGCCGCCTGGAGCGGGAGATGCGCGACTGGTGCCTGAGCACCGCCGCCCTGCTCCGCTCCCGTACGGCCGGCCACCCCGAGGAGGACCGATGACCCAGGCCAGGACCTTCACCCGGTACGTCGCGCTGGGCGACAGCCAGACGGAAGGCCTCGGCGACGGCGATGAACTGCGCGGCTATCGCGGCTTGGCGGACCGATTCGCCGAGCACCTCGCCGCGGCGTCCCCGGACATCCACTACGCCAACCTGGGCGTACGGGGACGTCTGGCCGCGCAGGTCCTCACCGAGCAGCTCACCCCGGCGCTGCGGCTGCAGCCCGACCTGGCCACCGTGATAGCCGGGATGAACGACCTGATCAGGCCCGGCTTCGACGCCACCGCGATCGCGGCGAGCCTGGAGGAGATGTTCGCCGCGCTCACCGCGTCGGGCGCGCACGTTCTGACGGTGACCTTTCCCGACATCGGCGAGATCGCGCCGCTGGCCCGGCCGCTGCTGCCCCGCGTGCTCGCGCTCAACGAACGGATCCGCGAGGCCGCGGCCCGCCATGGCGTCACCGTGATCGACACCTTCCCGCACGCCTTCGCCACCGACGCCAGGATGTGGAGTCCCGACCGCCTGCACGCCAGCCCCCTGGGGCACGCCAGGATCGCCGCGGCCCTCGCCCACGCCCTCGGACTCCCGGGCAGCGACGACACCTGGTCGGCCCCGCTGGCACCGCTCGCCCCGCGCGGCCGCCTGCGCACCGCGGGAACGGAGTTCCGCTGGATCGCCGGCTTCGCCGGGCCATGGATCTACCGCCGTATGCGCGGCAGGTCCTCCGGCGACGGCCGCACCGCCAAGCGCCCCGATCTCGTGCCCGTACTGCTCTCCCCCGAGGAGTGAGCCGCGGCGGCGCGGAGCCCTCAGAGGAGGCGGGGACGGCGATGGCCGCCTTCTTCGTGGGTGCCTCAGTTCTTGATGCCGGTGAGGGTGACGCCTTCGATGAAGTAGCGCTGCAGGAAGAAGAAGAGCGCGATGATCGGGGCGATGACGGCGGCGGAGGCCGCCATGAGATATCCCCACTGGGTGATGTACATGCTCTGGAAGGAGGCCAGGCCGAGGGAGAGGGTGTAGTTCTCCTCGTTCTGGAGGTAGAGCAGCGGGCCGAGGAAGTCGTTCCAGGTGCCGATGAAGGTGAAGATGGTGACCACGATGACCGCGGGTCTCGACAGCGGCATGACGATCGTCCAGAACACCCGCCAGGGCGAGGCCCCGTCGATGTAGGC from Streptosporangium sp. NBC_01756 includes the following:
- a CDS encoding TetR/AcrR family transcriptional regulator: MTALTRRERLRAELEREAKTAARRITAEEGVEGLTVAAVARSVGVTPPALYRYFNGRAGLVRVLYDDVTAEFMATVAQAVERQDPDDISARLHAATRAALDWSLANKAEFDLLMGAGYAKVAASEEGIPKVISRELGGLFGLLFVRLWREDRLTYPADEQIDPDLARQLRIYREAIGLEVPLGVALLMITCWRQIYGLICMAVYGHLAFSFEDHLPLFEHMMDRLLGLLGLSRSPNLR
- a CDS encoding cysteine hydrolase family protein, which produces MTTTALIVGDLQTGIVDNYPFAAGVLPVLERVLPAARASGIPVIFIRFGLRASGLDVAAGNPLISALHGAGTLFHEESPETLVHPRIEPLPGEAVVLKHRASAFAATDLDLILRAQRIDSLVLTGVATGAMVAATFYDAADRDYRLTVLSDACADGEPDVHDFLVNRVFPARGAEVLTGREWIARL
- a CDS encoding aspartate aminotransferase family protein: MNASFWNDVESHLIRYGAAFTPRIIERAAGSYVYDDAGTAILDFTSGQMSSILGHSHPDVVAAVSRSIASLDHLYSGMLSRPVVDLANRLASTLPGDLSKTLLLSTGAESNEAAIKMAKLYTGKYEIVSFDRSWHGMTSGASSATFSAGRRGYGPPMPGNLTIPSPNAYRSPFRRTDGSYDWEAELAYGFDLVDQQSSGSLAACVVEPILSSGGIIEPPVGYLRRLKAMCAERGMLMIVDEAQTGLGRTGEMYAFERDGIVPDLLTLSKTLGAGLPVAVVVTSSQIEEVCHERGFLFFTTHVSDPLAASVAVTVLDVIERDGLAARAALLGKQLNERLLDLRDRFEVVGDVRGRGLLQGLELVTDKLSKSPADTLGNAVTMACLERGLHINIVQLPGMGGIFRIAPPLTISDSDLHAGLDILEAALRAVVSGDAR
- a CDS encoding NADP-dependent oxidoreductase, translating into MRAVQFTEYGPPGVVHVAEVAAPHAGPSEIRINVRASGVSPGEMRIRSGEMRDVVPLTFPYRTGFDAAGVVDEVGDGVTGVGIGDAVFGMTTMTARGANADFAVLAAWAPKPDAWSWEEAGGAAGSVETATRVLDRLAVGAGHTVLVQGAAGGVGTIAVQLAVARGATVIGTASEHNHDFLRSLGAEPTTYGTGLVERIRALVPAGVDAVFDCAGGALPDLIAIAGDTARVVTIADLAAAAHGVHMSHGAPADATGSAVGAPADPLASHGLTIAVTLAGEGRLRVPVAAAFPLAEAAAAHELSESRHARGKIVLVS
- a CDS encoding TetR/AcrR family transcriptional regulator, giving the protein MTAQVVTKLRSDARDNRERILAVARAAFAAEGLDVPIREIARRAEVGVATVYRRFQTKEALLTEAFAEQLASCSAVVKEGLAAGDPWSGFCLVIEKLMEMHALDRGFARAFTSRLPQAVDFAAERDRTLRLLLELVRRAKEAGPLRGDFVLEDISLALMANEGIRAESPELRVAASRRFAALMIQSFRADPGLTPLPPAVRLPLSRR
- a CDS encoding PadR family transcriptional regulator — its product is MALRHAVLAAMLDGEFTGYQLAKIFDVGVSNFWYASPQQLYTELAKLEKASMISGRQVVQLDRPNKRVFTVTGAGLDELAAFAATASKPLSIRDDLAVKVQAVDHLDPSPVLAQLDERVAEATAKLALFERGMRRLRGDLDEEEFLRSAERIGPYLTYLAGCRLEREMRDWCLSTAALLRSRTAGHPEEDR
- a CDS encoding SGNH/GDSL hydrolase family protein; its protein translation is MTQARTFTRYVALGDSQTEGLGDGDELRGYRGLADRFAEHLAAASPDIHYANLGVRGRLAAQVLTEQLTPALRLQPDLATVIAGMNDLIRPGFDATAIAASLEEMFAALTASGAHVLTVTFPDIGEIAPLARPLLPRVLALNERIREAAARHGVTVIDTFPHAFATDARMWSPDRLHASPLGHARIAAALAHALGLPGSDDTWSAPLAPLAPRGRLRTAGTEFRWIAGFAGPWIYRRMRGRSSGDGRTAKRPDLVPVLLSPEE